The genomic region CTGCCGCTCGCGCGGATGCAGCCGGCGCACGAAGCCGCGCCCTTGCCCGAAGCCGCGCGCCTCGACCGCGGCCGCACGCTGCGCGTGCTGCTGGTGGAGGACAACGAGCAGACATCGTCGGCGATGGCCGAAGTGCTCGAGATGCTCGGCCACGGCGTCACCGTCGCGACGACGGTGGCCGACGCGCTCGAGCGCGCGAGGAGCGGCCCGTTCGATCTGCTCGTGAGCGACATCGGCCTGCCGGACGGCAGCGGGCTCGACATCGCGCGCGCGTGGCGCGCGCTTCAGCCGGAGAAGCCTTCCGTCGCGATCACCGGCTACGGCATGGACGAGGACATCCGCCGCTGCCGCGAGGCCGGATTTCGCGATCATCTGACGAAGCCCGTCAACTTTGCGCGGCTCGAAGCACTGATTCAGTCGCTCGCGGAGCAGCTTTCGGAGTGACGCGCGGCCCGGCGGCGGCGCCGGGTCCGAGCTTTTTGCAAAAATTCGCGCTCCTGCGCGAGAACGGTGTCGATTGGCGGCATGCTTGCACGTCGTAAGATCGGGAGCGGGCGCGGCTCGCTCTCTCACGACGTTCAACCAAGGAGCCACCATGTCCCAGTCAGCCGTCAAACCCATTCCCGAAGGCATGCACTCGCTCACTCCGCATCTCGTGTGCGCGGGCGCGGCCGAGGCCATCGAGTTCTATAAGCGTGCGTTCGGCGCGGTCGAACTCGGGCGCATGCCGGGGCGGGACGGCAAGCTCATGCACGCGATGGTCCGAATCGGGGATTCCGCGCTGATGCTCGTCGACGAGCACCCGAACTTCGGCATGCTCGGCGCCGCCGCGTTCAAAGGCTCGCCCGTCACCATCCACCTCTATGTCGAAGATGCCGACGCCACCGTGAAGCAGGCCGAAGCCGCCGGCGCGCGTGTGACCATGCCCGTCGCCGACATGTTCTGGGGCGACCGCTACGGGCGTCTGGAAGATCCGTTCGGGCACCAGTGGTCGGTCGCGACCCATACGCGCGATGTCAGCCCCGAAGACATGAAGCGGGCAATGGCCGAGAATCCGTGTCAGTGACGCCCGGTCGATCCCGGAATTCAGGAGAAACGCTCATGCAGAAGATCTCGCCCTGTCTGTGGTTCGACGGCGATGCACAGGAAGCCGTCGATTGCTATCTCGGCATTTTCAAAAGCGCACGCATCACCGAAACGATGCTGCATACCGAAGCCAGCCCCGGCGCGGAAGGCAGCGTGCTCGCCATTCTCTTCGAGCTGGAAGGCGGCGAATTCATGGCGTTGAACGGCGGCTCGCAGTACCGCTTCACGCCGGCCATATCGATGGTCGTCAAGTGCGAGACGCAGGACGAAATCGACCATTACTGGACGAAGCTCATCGACGGCGGCGAGGCGCTGGCCTGCGGCTGGCTCACGGACCGCTTCGGCGTGACGTGGCAGATTACGCCGGCGAAGCTGCCTTTCATGCTGATGGACGCCGACAAGGCGCGCGCGAATCGCACCATGAAAGCGATGATGGACATGGTGAAGCTCGACATCGCGGAACTGGAGCGCGCCTACAACGGCGGCTGAGGCGTGGCACGTCGCTCGACGTGCCACGAGCGAGCGCTCAGGCCGCTCGCTTTTTCGCTTTTCTCTCGATGAGCTTCGCCGCCATGAACCGGTGATCCGGCGAGAAAAGCCGCCGGTAAGTCAGCACCACCGCCCCGACGACGCCGAGCCCCGACGCCGCCGCGATCAGAAACATGATGACGATCTGATACCGCACCGCCTGCAAGGGCGATTGCCCCGCCAGCACCTGACCGGTCATCATCCCCGGCAGGCTCACGAGGCCGACCACGGCCATCTGATTGAGCGTCGGAATCATGCCCGCGCGCACCGCCTGACGCGCGGGCCCTTGCGCCGCTTCCCAGCGCGTCGCGCCGAGCGCGAGCGACATCTCCACCGCCGCGCGCCCCGCGGTCAGTTCTTCGGTCATCCGTTCTATGCCGAGCGACACGCCTGTCAGCGTGTTGCCGAGAATCATGCCGAGAATCGGAATTGCGTATTGCGGCTCGTACCACGGATGAATGCGGATCACCGCGAAGAGTCCGAATGCGCCGATGAGCCATGAACTGCCCCAGATCGACGCGATGCTGTCCGCGCGCTGGCCCGCATACGTGCGCCGCCCGCG from Caballeronia sp. Lep1P3 harbors:
- a CDS encoding VOC family protein, which codes for MSQSAVKPIPEGMHSLTPHLVCAGAAEAIEFYKRAFGAVELGRMPGRDGKLMHAMVRIGDSALMLVDEHPNFGMLGAAAFKGSPVTIHLYVEDADATVKQAEAAGARVTMPVADMFWGDRYGRLEDPFGHQWSVATHTRDVSPEDMKRAMAENPCQ
- a CDS encoding VOC family protein: MQKISPCLWFDGDAQEAVDCYLGIFKSARITETMLHTEASPGAEGSVLAILFELEGGEFMALNGGSQYRFTPAISMVVKCETQDEIDHYWTKLIDGGEALACGWLTDRFGVTWQITPAKLPFMLMDADKARANRTMKAMMDMVKLDIAELERAYNGG
- the fetB gene encoding iron export ABC transporter permease subunit FetB: MNGYQNLSLFDIALAAALIVVNGALSVALGLGLERRLLIAAVRTIAQLLFIGYVLGWVFAFSRWYVVLPLMALMTVIAGMAASGRGRRTYAGQRADSIASIWGSSWLIGAFGLFAVIRIHPWYEPQYAIPILGMILGNTLTGVSLGIERMTEELTAGRAAVEMSLALGATRWEAAQGPARQAVRAGMIPTLNQMAVVGLVSLPGMMTGQVLAGQSPLQAVRYQIVIMFLIAAASGLGVVGAVVLTYRRLFSPDHRFMAAKLIERKAKKRAA